Within the Burkholderia ubonensis genome, the region GCCTCAAGCTCAACTATCCGGAAGCGGTCGCGTTCATCACCGCCGCGCTGATGGAAGCCGCCCGCGACGGCAGGACCGTCGCCGAGGTGATGCACTACGGCACCACGCTGCTCACGCGCGACGACGTGATGGACGGCGTGCCCGAGATGATCCCCGACATCCAGGTCGAAGCGACCTTCCCCGACGGCACGAAGCTCGTCACCGTCCACCATCCGATTCCGTGAGGCACTCCGAATGATTCCCGGCGAAATCCTCACCGACGACGGCGAGCACGAACTGAACGCGGGCCGCGCGACGCTCACGCTGACGGTC harbors:
- a CDS encoding urease subunit gamma, encoding MKLTPREKDKLLIFTAALLAERRRARGLKLNYPEAVAFITAALMEAARDGRTVAEVMHYGTTLLTRDDVMDGVPEMIPDIQVEATFPDGTKLVTVHHPIP